GTGCAGCCTGCAGCCCGGCGGACGCCTGCTTCGCCGAGGCCGTGGCCTGCTTGAAGCCCGCCTCCGCCTTGTCGATGCCCGCCTGGGCGATGCCGCCGGACGCGCGGAGCTTCTGCGCCCGGTCGAAGTCCTGGGTCGCGGACTCCAGCGCCGCCGCGGCCACCGAGCTCGCCGCCCGGGCCTGCTCCACCGTGATCGCGGCGTTGGCCGAGTCGAGGCGGGCAAGGGGCTGGTCCTTGCGCACCTTCGAGCCCACGTCCACGAGGAGCTCGCGGATCGTGCCGCCCACCTTGGGGCTCACCGACGCCTCGTTCAGCGGGACCAGGCTGCCCGTGGCCTTCACGAGCTGACCGTCGAGCTGCGTCGTCGGCGCCACCACGCGAACGCCCATCCGGGCGCCGGAGGTCACCGCGGCCGGGAGCGTGGCCTTGGCGTCCGCCTTACCGCATCCGGAAAGAGTGGCGGCCAGCGCCGACGAGACTAGTAGGGAGGCAAGAATCTTCGAAAGCCGCATGGGAACATCCGTTTCCGCCGCCGAATGACCGTTCGGTCCAGGCGAACGCGCGCTATATTCTGCGCGCTCGAGTAGTTGTCAAGCCAAAGGGACTATTTTTTGGGCGTCCTAGGCCGGCGCACCGAGAACACCGTAGAGGACGAGGTCCAGCACCCTCGGTAGGCGATCTTCGAAGCGGGTCGTTTCCCCCGTCTTCATCATGTCGAGATAGAAGATGAAGGTGACCCCGGCGATGGACAGCGCCGCGTCCCGGGGGTCCCGCCCGTGGAGCTCGGCCGGCGCCGCGTGCTGGCGGATGAAGTTGGCGAAGAGCTCCACACGGCGCTCGAAGGTCGACATCTCGTCGCCTGGACAGCGGCCGTCCGCGAAGGGCCCGCTGACGTGGAAGAGAGCGATGAGGTCCCTGCGCCGCATGGCCACCTCGAGCTGGCGCTGGAGCAGCAGCTCGAGCTTCTGCCGGAAGGTCAGCCCCCCCGGGATCGGCGTGTCGAAGACCCCGGTCACCTCTTCAGCGATGAGCTGGTGCAGCCCCTTGAGGATCTCCTCCTTGCTCGAGAAATAGCCGTATAGAGAGGCGGCCGTGTAACCAGCCTCCTTGGCAATGTCCTGCATCGTCGCCGCCTTGAGGCCGCTGTGCACGAAGGCGCGGGCGGCGGCCTCCAGGATGTCCTGGCGGGTACGGGCGATTTCTCTGGCTCGGCGAGGCGTTACCTTCATTCAGCTGAATCCTCATTCGGTAGAACCAAATGAGCGTTTATCCGCGACCGAATGGCCTGTCAAGCCGGCCGACCCAGGGCGCGGCTGCGAGCCGGAGGCGAGCAAACGAAAAGGAGCGCCCTCGCGCGAAGCGCGAGCTGAAGAAACCGCTCCCGCGCCGCGGGGGCGATTTCTTCACACGCTCTGGGCGCTCGCCAGGGTCACCGTGAACGTCGCGCCCTCCCCTGGCGCGCTCCGGACCCCGATGCGCCCGCCGTGGAGCGAGACGACCTTCTCCGCGAGAGCGAGACCGAGCCCCGAGCCGCCGGCGTCCCGGTTGCGGCTCGGATCGGCCTTGAAGAAGCGCTCGAAGACCCGGGGCTGATCCTCGAGAGCGATGCCGATCCCCGTGTCGACGATCTCCACGACCGCTTCGCCGTCCCGCGTCCACGAGCGGACGAGGACGCGCCCCCCAGCGGGAGTGAACTTCACCGCGTTGTGGACGAGGTTCGTCCACACCCGCTCGAGGAGCGCCTCGTCGGCCACGAGGAAGTTCGGCTCGAGCTGCGCCTCCACGTCGAGTCCCTTCGCGACCCACTGCGGCTCGGCGGCGAGGATCACCCGCTGGAGCTGTGCGTCGAGCCGAAACGGCTCCCTTCGCAGCTCCGGACCCTCGGCCTCGAGGGCGGTGAGGCGCAGCAGGTCGTCGCTCAGCCTCGAGAGCCGATCCGACTCCAGCGCGATGATGTCGAGGTAGCGGCGGCGATCGTCCGGCGAGAGCTCGTCGTCGCGCACCGCCTTCGCGAAGCCGCCGATCGAGGTGAGCGGGCTCTGGAGCTCGTGGGAGACGTCGGAGATGAAGGCCTGCCGCATCTGCTCGAGGCGGCCGAGCTCGGCGGCCATGTCGTTGATGCCGTCCGCCAGGCCGACGAAGGGATGATGCCGGTTGCGCGCGCCGCCCAGGTCGATGCGCACGCCGAAGTCGCCCTTGCCGATGCGGCGGATCGCGTTGAGCGCCGCCGTCCAGCGCGCGATCTCGCGAGGCCGATGGACGACGCCCACGACCATCGGCGGGAACATCATCAGCAGCAGGCCTGTGAAGGCGGTGGCGAGCTGTCGCGTGAGCGGCGCCGGGTCGGCCGCGATCCAATCGAAGGCCCAGGTCGTGAGGTGGAACGCCCCGGTCCAACAGGCCGCGGCGAAGGCGAGGACCGCCGCCATGCCCAAGAGGCCCTTCACAAAATGTCTCGGTCGTCGACGACTCACGGGATCTTCTCCAGCCGATATCCGAGGCCGCGGATGGTGCGGATTCGGAAGCCCGCTTGCTCCTCGGGAAAGCGATCGCGCAGGCGCTTCACGTGGACGTCGACGGTGCGCTCGTCGCCCTCGTAGTCGAAGCCCCAGAGCTGCTCGATCAGGTGGTCGCGGGTGAGCGTGCGGCCCGCCTGGCCCGCGAGGTGGAAGAGGAGCTCGAACTCCTTGCGGGGCAGGGTCAGGCGCGCGCCCTCGAACCGGACGTCGAAGGCCGCGCGATCGAGGACGAGCCGGCCGACCTCGAGCTCGCTCGAGGTCACGACGCGGTAGCGCCGCAGGATCGCCTTCACGCGCGCGACGAGCTCCGCGGGCTCGAAGGGCTTCACGAGGTAGTCGTCGGCCCCGAGCCCGAGCCCCCGCACCTTGTCGGCGGTCGCACCGCGCGCCGTCAGCATCAGCACCGGAGGGCCGTTCGACTCGCGCAGCTCCCGGCACAGCTCGAAGCCGTCCATCTTCGGCATCATCACGTCCACCACGACCAGGTCCGCCGAGGAGGTCTCGAGCGCCTCGAGGGCCGCCGCACCATTCGAGGCTTCGCGGACGGCGAAGCCCTCGCGCGAGAGGTTGTGCCTGACGAGCTCCCGCAGGTGCGGGTCGTCGTCCACCACGAGCACGCGGGTCACGACGCCATCGCCCTGCGGAAGCGCCCGACGGCGAGGGGCAGGAAGATCGCGACGACGAGCGTGCACCACGCGATCGAGACCGGCACCGCGTGCTGCAGGGGCCACGCCGTCTCCGTCTGTGCCACGGCGACGCCGTTGCCGAAGAGCTCTCGGGTCGCCGCGACGAAGGCGCTCGTCGGGTTCCAGTCAGCGATCGCGCGCAGCCAGGCAGGAAATCCACTCGTCGGCACGAAGGTGTTCGCGAGGAAGGTGAGCGGGAAGATCACGACGAAGCCCACGCCCTGCGCCGCTTCCGTCGTCCGCAGGAAGAGCCCGACGTATACGCCGATCCAGCTCAGCGCGAAGGCGATGTAGAGGAGCAGCCCGAACCCGCCCAGGACGCTCGCGAGCGGCGTGTGGGCGCGCCAGCCCACGATCAGTCCGCAGATCACCATCACCGTGAGGCCGAGCAGGCTCTCGAGCAGCGAAGAGAACGTGTGTCCCACGAGCACCGCCGACCGCGAGATCGGCAGAGACCGGAAGCGATCCATCACTCCGGTGCTCATGTCGGTGACGATGCTGCTCATGATCCCCATCGTCGCGAAGATCACGCTCTGCGTGAAGATGCCGGGCATCAGGAACTCCCGGTAATTCCCGCCCGGGATGACGATGGCGCTCCCGAAGACGTACGCGAAGAGCAGCACGAACATCACGGGCTGCACCGTGACGTCGGCGAGCTTCTCGGGCATGTGGCGAATGTGCGTGAGGTTGCGCTTCGCGATCGTCCACGCGTCCGCCAGCGCCCACGAGAGGGCGCTGCCCTCGAGCGGCTCGATCTGGACCATCTTCCACATCAGGCGGCCCTCCCCGGCATGTTCGCCACCGCTGCGTGACCGGTCAGCTTCATGAACACCTCGTCGAGAGTCGGCCGCCGCAGCGCCAGGTCCTCGACCTGGATGCCCGCCGACTCGAGGGCGCGCGCCACCGCGAGGAGCTGCGCCACGCCCTCCGGCGCGGGCGCCGTCAGTCGCCTCGCCTCCGCGTCGACGTCCGGCTCCCGGCCTATCGCCCCTCGGAGCAGGCGGCTCGCGCCTGCCAGCTGGGCCGCATCACGGATCTGCAGATCGATGCGCTCGCCGCCGATCTGGCGCTTGAGCTGCTCCGGCTCGCCCTTGGCCACCACCCGACCGGTGTCGATCACCACGATCTCGTCCGCCAGCTGGTCGGCCTCGTCCAGGTACTGCGTCGTGAGGAGCAAGGTGGTCCCGCGGCGGACCAGCTCCTCGATCACCTCCCACATCCCCCGCCGGCTGCGAGGATCGAGTCCGGTCGTCGGCTCGTCCAGGAAGAGGATCTCGGGCGCCGCCACGAGGCTCGCCGCCAGGTCCAGCCTGCGGCGCATGCCGCCCGAGTAGGTCTTCACGATGCGGTGCGCCGAATCGGTGAGCGAGAAGCGCTCGATCAGCTCGTCCGCCCGCCGCCGCGCCACAGCCGCCCCCAGGTGGTAGAGCCTGCCGATCATCTCCAGGTTCGCGCGGCCGCTGAGGTACTCGTCCACCGCGGCCTGCTGGCCGGCGAGACCGATGCGCCGCCGCACCTCCTGCGCGTGGGTGGCCACGTCGAAGCCCGCCACCACCGCACGCCCCGCGTCGGGGCGCAGCAGGGTCGTCAATACCCGCACCGTCGTCGTCTTCCCGGCGCCGTTCGGACCCAGGAGACCCAGAATCGTCCC
The Vulgatibacter incomptus DNA segment above includes these coding regions:
- a CDS encoding sensor histidine kinase codes for the protein MKGLLGMAAVLAFAAACWTGAFHLTTWAFDWIAADPAPLTRQLATAFTGLLLMMFPPMVVGVVHRPREIARWTAALNAIRRIGKGDFGVRIDLGGARNRHHPFVGLADGINDMAAELGRLEQMRQAFISDVSHELQSPLTSIGGFAKAVRDDELSPDDRRRYLDIIALESDRLSRLSDDLLRLTALEAEGPELRREPFRLDAQLQRVILAAEPQWVAKGLDVEAQLEPNFLVADEALLERVWTNLVHNAVKFTPAGGRVLVRSWTRDGEAVVEIVDTGIGIALEDQPRVFERFFKADPSRNRDAGGSGLGLALAEKVVSLHGGRIGVRSAPGEGATFTVTLASAQSV
- a CDS encoding TetR/AcrR family transcriptional regulator, encoding MKVTPRRAREIARTRQDILEAAARAFVHSGLKAATMQDIAKEAGYTAASLYGYFSSKEEILKGLHQLIAEEVTGVFDTPIPGGLTFRQKLELLLQRQLEVAMRRRDLIALFHVSGPFADGRCPGDEMSTFERRVELFANFIRQHAAPAELHGRDPRDAALSIAGVTFIFYLDMMKTGETTRFEDRLPRVLDLVLYGVLGAPA
- a CDS encoding ABC transporter permease; this encodes MWKMVQIEPLEGSALSWALADAWTIAKRNLTHIRHMPEKLADVTVQPVMFVLLFAYVFGSAIVIPGGNYREFLMPGIFTQSVIFATMGIMSSIVTDMSTGVMDRFRSLPISRSAVLVGHTFSSLLESLLGLTVMVICGLIVGWRAHTPLASVLGGFGLLLYIAFALSWIGVYVGLFLRTTEAAQGVGFVVIFPLTFLANTFVPTSGFPAWLRAIADWNPTSAFVAATRELFGNGVAVAQTETAWPLQHAVPVSIAWCTLVVAIFLPLAVGRFRRAMAS
- a CDS encoding ATP-binding cassette domain-containing protein translates to MRTAVRESESAIRVEGLEKRFGSTVALAGVELEVKRGTILGLLGPNGAGKTTTVRVLTTLLRPDAGRAVVAGFDVATHAQEVRRRIGLAGQQAAVDEYLSGRANLEMIGRLYHLGAAVARRRADELIERFSLTDSAHRIVKTYSGGMRRRLDLAASLVAAPEILFLDEPTTGLDPRSRRGMWEVIEELVRRGTTLLLTTQYLDEADQLADEIVVIDTGRVVAKGEPEQLKRQIGGERIDLQIRDAAQLAGASRLLRGAIGREPDVDAEARRLTAPAPEGVAQLLAVARALESAGIQVEDLALRRPTLDEVFMKLTGHAAVANMPGRAA
- a CDS encoding response regulator transcription factor, which translates into the protein MTRVLVVDDDPHLRELVRHNLSREGFAVREASNGAAALEALETSSADLVVVDVMMPKMDGFELCRELRESNGPPVLMLTARGATADKVRGLGLGADDYLVKPFEPAELVARVKAILRRYRVVTSSELEVGRLVLDRAAFDVRFEGARLTLPRKEFELLFHLAGQAGRTLTRDHLIEQLWGFDYEGDERTVDVHVKRLRDRFPEEQAGFRIRTIRGLGYRLEKIP